A window of the Lolium perenne isolate Kyuss_39 chromosome 7, Kyuss_2.0, whole genome shotgun sequence genome harbors these coding sequences:
- the LOC127321328 gene encoding heat stress transcription factor C-2b isoform X1, translating into MSIYLTDFAARSMAMAAAASVGGGAAGVAPFVWKTYRMVEDPGTNGVIGWGRANNTFVVADPFVFSQTLLPTHFKHNNFSSFVRQLNTYGFRKVDPDRWEFAHGSFLRGQTHLLRNIVRRGTAVGGGGKRKDPAAAGLGLTDDDMTMVATEVVRLKKEQSTIDDRVGAMWRRVQETERRPKQMLAFLLTVVGDRDMLQRLVAGGDGDGDADADGLDCDGQGQALGGEKRPRLLGDGDFGDVTAFGPDAVDFAGFYGSGDAFANVAVEAAAGSGVGGAVSSFGFGLGHGY; encoded by the exons ATGTCTATCTATCTGACAGATTTTGCAGCGAGATCgatggcgatggcggcggcggcgagcgtgGGCGGAGGAGCGGCTGGGGTGGCGCCGTTCGTGTGGAAGACGTACCGGATGGTGGAGGACCCCGGGACGAACGGGGTCATCGGGTGGGGGAGGGCCAACAACACCTTCGTCGTCGCCGACCCCTTCGTCTTCTCGCAGACGCTCCTGCCCACCCACTTCAAGCACAACAACTTCTCCAGCTTCGTCCGACAGCTCAACACCTAT GGATTCCGCAAGGTGGATCCGGACCGGTGGGAGTTCGCCCACGGCTCCTTCCTCCGGGGCCAGACCCACCTGCTGCGCAACATCGTCCGCCGCGGCACcgccgtcggcggcggcggcaagcGCAAGGACCCCGCGGCGGCGGGGCTCGGCCTCACCGACGACGACATGACGATGGTGGCCACGGAGGTAGTCAGGCTCAAGAAGGAGCAGAGCACCATCGACGACCGGGTCGGCGCCATGTGGCGCCGCGTGCAGGAGACCGAGCGCAGGCCCAAGCAGATGCTCGCCTTCCTCCTCACAGTCGTCGGCGACCGCGACATGCTGCAGCGCCTAGtggccggcggcgacggcgacggcgacgcggACGCCGACGGGCTCGACTGTGATGGCCAGGGGCAGGCTTTGGGCGGGGAGAAGAGGCCCAGGCTGCTTGGCGACGGCGATTTCGGCGACGTCACCGCGTTCGGGCCCGACGCCGTCGACTTCGCCGGGTTCTACGGCAGCGGCGACGCCTTCGCCAACGTCGCGGTGGAGGCGGCCGCCGGGTCAGGCGTCGGTGGTGCGGTCTCCTCGTTTGGTTTTGGACTGGGCCATGGGTACTGA
- the LOC127321328 gene encoding heat stress transcription factor C-2b isoform X2 produces MAMAAAASVGGGAAGVAPFVWKTYRMVEDPGTNGVIGWGRANNTFVVADPFVFSQTLLPTHFKHNNFSSFVRQLNTYGFRKVDPDRWEFAHGSFLRGQTHLLRNIVRRGTAVGGGGKRKDPAAAGLGLTDDDMTMVATEVVRLKKEQSTIDDRVGAMWRRVQETERRPKQMLAFLLTVVGDRDMLQRLVAGGDGDGDADADGLDCDGQGQALGGEKRPRLLGDGDFGDVTAFGPDAVDFAGFYGSGDAFANVAVEAAAGSGVGGAVSSFGFGLGHGY; encoded by the exons atggcgatggcggcggcggcgagcgtgGGCGGAGGAGCGGCTGGGGTGGCGCCGTTCGTGTGGAAGACGTACCGGATGGTGGAGGACCCCGGGACGAACGGGGTCATCGGGTGGGGGAGGGCCAACAACACCTTCGTCGTCGCCGACCCCTTCGTCTTCTCGCAGACGCTCCTGCCCACCCACTTCAAGCACAACAACTTCTCCAGCTTCGTCCGACAGCTCAACACCTAT GGATTCCGCAAGGTGGATCCGGACCGGTGGGAGTTCGCCCACGGCTCCTTCCTCCGGGGCCAGACCCACCTGCTGCGCAACATCGTCCGCCGCGGCACcgccgtcggcggcggcggcaagcGCAAGGACCCCGCGGCGGCGGGGCTCGGCCTCACCGACGACGACATGACGATGGTGGCCACGGAGGTAGTCAGGCTCAAGAAGGAGCAGAGCACCATCGACGACCGGGTCGGCGCCATGTGGCGCCGCGTGCAGGAGACCGAGCGCAGGCCCAAGCAGATGCTCGCCTTCCTCCTCACAGTCGTCGGCGACCGCGACATGCTGCAGCGCCTAGtggccggcggcgacggcgacggcgacgcggACGCCGACGGGCTCGACTGTGATGGCCAGGGGCAGGCTTTGGGCGGGGAGAAGAGGCCCAGGCTGCTTGGCGACGGCGATTTCGGCGACGTCACCGCGTTCGGGCCCGACGCCGTCGACTTCGCCGGGTTCTACGGCAGCGGCGACGCCTTCGCCAACGTCGCGGTGGAGGCGGCCGCCGGGTCAGGCGTCGGTGGTGCGGTCTCCTCGTTTGGTTTTGGACTGGGCCATGGGTACTGA